In Vallitalea okinawensis, the following proteins share a genomic window:
- a CDS encoding DUF1292 domain-containing protein: MDERIIQFKLEETNETVDFEVYDQIEYGGHKYLLVIEAGLEDDEEAEGVILRQIGEEDDDLIYDLIDDEQEYMMVLELFRENADEYDLDYLKED; the protein is encoded by the coding sequence ATGGACGAACGTATTATACAGTTTAAACTTGAAGAAACAAATGAAACAGTGGATTTTGAAGTATATGATCAAATTGAATATGGTGGACATAAGTATTTACTCGTTATTGAAGCTGGATTAGAAGATGATGAAGAGGCAGAAGGCGTTATATTAAGACAGATCGGTGAAGAAGATGATGATCTGATTTACGATCTTATTGATGATGAACAAGAATACATGATGGTGTTGGAGTTATTTAGAGAAAACGCAGATGAGTATGATTTAGATTATTTGAAGGAAGACTAA
- the ruvX gene encoding Holliday junction resolvase RuvX: MRILGLDFGDKTVGVAVSDMMGWTAQGVETIHRKEPENLKASIKRVIEIVDEYKVEKIVLGLPKNMNNTLGPRAEKTQNFKKRLEKELDIQIILWDERLSTMAARRSLLEADISRKKQKKVIDKMAAVYILQGYLDSI; encoded by the coding sequence ATGAGAATCTTAGGATTAGACTTTGGAGACAAAACAGTTGGTGTAGCAGTAAGTGATATGATGGGTTGGACGGCTCAAGGGGTTGAGACTATTCATAGAAAAGAACCTGAAAACCTAAAGGCTTCCATTAAGAGAGTAATTGAAATTGTAGATGAATATAAAGTGGAAAAAATTGTATTAGGATTACCTAAAAATATGAATAATACATTAGGTCCAAGGGCTGAAAAAACCCAAAACTTCAAAAAAAGATTAGAAAAAGAGTTAGATATTCAAATCATTCTTTGGGATGAACGATTGAGTACAATGGCAGCTAGAAGGAGTCTTTTAGAAGCTGACATTAGTAGAAAAAAGCAAAAAAAAGTTATTGATAAAATGGCTGCAGTATATATTTTACAAGGTTATTTAGATTCAATTTAA